In the Candidatus Baltobacteraceae bacterium genome, one interval contains:
- a CDS encoding branched-chain amino acid ABC transporter permease: MDQLLPSVFNGLILGAFYAVVALGLSLIMNLTGTINLAHTSFLTLAGYLAFSLVLAGSPYWLALILAPLLTVVVGIIAERTLIRPLYGRDPIYSLLLTFGLALVAEEAFRLIWGANGVPFTPPPSLAGTVQLGFMAYPVYRLFIALVLIIVIAALTLFLRGTQFGLRLRAAVLDSEMIAALGTNTQLLYMINFGIGILLAGVAGVLSAGLLGLNPTSGNALLMPAFICVIIGGMGSLLGSIAGGILIGVVIALTTLYIPAASEVSMYILMAVVLSIRPRGLFGEEGLFG; the protein is encoded by the coding sequence ATGGATCAGCTGCTCCCGTCTGTCTTCAATGGTCTTATCCTGGGCGCGTTCTATGCGGTCGTTGCGCTGGGCTTGTCGTTGATCATGAACTTGACCGGCACGATCAACCTTGCCCATACAAGTTTCTTGACGCTCGCTGGGTATCTCGCATTCTCGCTCGTGCTGGCCGGCTCGCCGTATTGGCTGGCGCTGATCCTCGCGCCGCTCTTGACTGTTGTCGTCGGCATTATCGCGGAACGCACGCTGATCCGTCCGCTGTACGGCCGCGACCCGATCTACAGCTTGCTGCTGACGTTCGGCCTCGCACTCGTCGCCGAAGAAGCGTTCCGTTTGATTTGGGGAGCAAATGGCGTTCCGTTCACGCCGCCGCCTTCGCTCGCCGGAACGGTGCAGCTCGGCTTCATGGCGTATCCGGTTTACCGGCTGTTCATCGCGCTGGTGCTGATCATCGTCATCGCGGCGCTGACGCTCTTCTTGCGCGGGACGCAATTCGGACTTCGGCTGCGAGCGGCGGTTTTGGATTCGGAGATGATCGCGGCGCTCGGTACGAACACGCAGCTGCTGTACATGATCAACTTTGGTATCGGGATTCTGTTGGCCGGAGTTGCCGGTGTTCTCTCGGCCGGATTGCTCGGACTAAATCCCACCAGCGGCAACGCGCTCCTGATGCCGGCCTTCATTTGCGTCATCATCGGCGGTATGGGCAGCCTGCTCGGAAGCATCGCGGGCGGCATCCTTATCGGCGTTGTTATCGCGCTGACGACGCTCTACATCCCCGCAGCCAGCGAAGTCTCGATGTACATACTGATGGCGGTCGTGCTCTCGATTCGTCCGCGCGGTCTCTTCGGTGAAGAAGGGCTGTTCGGGTGA
- a CDS encoding branched-chain amino acid ABC transporter permease, which yields MNLKRLGYLSSAVVIVIMLLAPQISPHFGLDISIISEVVVFAMAAMSVNVMFGYTGLPLFGSAALFGLGAYGVSLSITFLHAGFVVSILFGVVLALLGTLLISWFLLRRRGIYFGLLTIAFGQIFYFVAYRMRDVTGGEDGMTFQRPVFHLAGMNFAFHETALYYLTLGIFLLTLLAFWYLTKSPFGHTLIAIKQNEVRVRHLGLNSDSFVLVALLVAGAYAGLAGALYAISILFTFPLELDWHQSGDFFLMAVLGGAGTVWGPLLGALIYVLGKEILSTITPAWEIFLGGIFIACVIGFPRGILGTVIAALVARNGGVKHEEAPEAEPASISA from the coding sequence GTGAATCTGAAGCGTCTCGGCTATCTCAGCTCGGCCGTCGTCATCGTCATCATGCTCCTCGCGCCGCAGATCTCGCCGCACTTCGGCCTCGACATCTCGATCATCAGCGAGGTCGTCGTCTTTGCGATGGCCGCGATGAGCGTCAACGTAATGTTCGGCTACACCGGTCTTCCGCTGTTTGGAAGCGCCGCGCTCTTCGGTCTCGGCGCATACGGTGTGAGCTTGTCGATAACGTTTCTGCACGCGGGATTCGTTGTCTCGATCCTCTTCGGCGTCGTGCTTGCGCTGCTCGGAACGCTTCTCATCTCCTGGTTCTTGCTGCGCCGTCGCGGGATCTATTTCGGACTGTTGACGATTGCTTTCGGGCAGATCTTCTATTTTGTCGCTTATCGGATGAGAGACGTGACGGGCGGCGAGGACGGAATGACGTTTCAGCGCCCAGTGTTTCATCTCGCCGGCATGAACTTCGCCTTTCACGAGACGGCGCTCTATTATCTCACTCTCGGTATCTTCTTACTGACGCTGCTCGCGTTTTGGTATCTCACGAAATCACCGTTTGGGCATACGCTCATCGCGATCAAGCAAAACGAAGTTCGCGTGCGGCACCTCGGTCTCAATAGCGACAGCTTCGTGCTCGTGGCGCTGCTCGTAGCGGGTGCCTATGCCGGCCTCGCCGGCGCGCTCTACGCAATTTCGATCCTCTTTACGTTTCCGCTCGAGCTCGACTGGCATCAGTCGGGCGATTTCTTTTTGATGGCCGTCCTTGGCGGCGCCGGCACCGTCTGGGGACCACTGCTCGGCGCACTGATCTACGTGTTAGGCAAAGAGATACTCTCGACGATCACGCCGGCCTGGGAGATATTTTTGGGCGGCATTTTCATTGCATGCGTCATCGGTTTCCCGCGCGGGATTCTGGGAACGGTGATCGCAGCACTCGTCGCACGCAACGGCGGCGTAAAGCACGAGGAAGCTCCGGAAGCCGAGCCGGCGAGTATATCGGCATGA
- a CDS encoding protein phosphatase 2C domain-containing protein has protein sequence MEIAVGSELGISQHQRSADACCSEALAPDVALIAVADGFGTIGRGSVADAAIASLRDFFRRKIRSGTLASRNNGSLTLRRLMLAAFAHANNRIYAQSGSHDDFVAAGASLTAALVVGAHVYVGHVGESRAYLVREEKLSLLTEDDAIAPEVSGGGKMTIGAGARLRSLLTRTLGTQPALEATVTNFELGDDDRLILCSDGVHKTLSNDELEFAASSPGSSAEVVDRILALLKMRGNQDGATVIVGRDLTVPISLGAELAARRSLSGALGVAFVVLAVIVVVALLYEALIPLHIVR, from the coding sequence ATGGAAATAGCGGTCGGCTCCGAGCTCGGAATCTCGCAACATCAGCGTAGCGCCGATGCGTGTTGCTCGGAAGCGCTCGCGCCTGACGTCGCATTGATCGCGGTCGCCGATGGTTTTGGCACGATCGGACGAGGAAGCGTCGCCGATGCCGCGATCGCCAGCTTGCGCGATTTCTTTCGCCGCAAGATTCGTAGCGGGACGCTGGCGTCGCGCAATAACGGTTCGCTTACGCTGCGCCGTTTGATGCTCGCGGCTTTCGCGCATGCCAACAATCGTATTTACGCGCAGAGCGGCTCGCACGATGATTTCGTCGCCGCAGGCGCATCTCTGACCGCCGCACTCGTCGTCGGTGCGCACGTCTATGTCGGACACGTCGGAGAATCGCGCGCATATCTCGTACGTGAAGAAAAGCTTTCGCTGCTTACTGAAGACGATGCGATTGCACCAGAGGTCAGCGGCGGCGGAAAAATGACGATCGGTGCAGGCGCGCGATTGCGCAGCCTGCTCACGCGCACGCTCGGAACGCAACCGGCGCTCGAAGCGACCGTCACGAATTTCGAGCTCGGCGACGACGATCGTTTGATTCTGTGCAGCGACGGCGTTCATAAGACGCTCTCGAACGACGAGCTCGAGTTCGCGGCCAGCTCGCCGGGCAGCTCGGCAGAGGTCGTCGATCGTATCTTGGCGTTGCTGAAGATGCGTGGAAACCAAGACGGCGCGACGGTCATCGTCGGTCGCGATCTCACAGTTCCGATTTCGCTGGGTGCGGAGCTCGCCGCGCGCCGAAGTCTTTCCGGCGCGCTCGGCGTCGCATTTGTCGTGCTGGCCGTGATCGTTGTCGTCGCGCTCCTCTACGAGGCGCTGATCCCGCTTCATATTGTTCGCTGA
- a CDS encoding alcohol dehydrogenase catalytic domain-containing protein, with amino-acid sequence MKAAVLFGPGDMRVVDKPVPKPGPGEVLVQVAMCGMCGTDLKIYDGHFPLTPPFGEYTPGHEWTGRVAAVGASVDELAVGDDVAIEAHHGCGRCDNCLVGKYTACLNYGNPAKGQRATGMTTDGGFAEYALHHVGSLYKLPKPLTYKDAVLIMTAGTGLYGLDVAGGYILGQDVAVWGPGPVGLMTVQAVHQLGANSVILVGTRDSRLALGKKLGADEIVNARNTDPVKRIMELTGGKGVDLAIEASGAVDAPQQCVSVTKRGGKILIVAFYPGPVTVDMSAIVRSDITIYTSRGEGGNNVKRAVSLAQRGRLRCEELVTHEFPLDQISEALRVMREREGDPMKIVVVPPGAPA; translated from the coding sequence ATGAAGGCCGCGGTGCTCTTCGGGCCGGGAGACATGCGAGTTGTCGACAAGCCCGTCCCCAAGCCCGGTCCCGGTGAAGTGCTCGTGCAGGTGGCGATGTGCGGCATGTGTGGGACCGATCTCAAAATATACGACGGCCATTTCCCGCTGACGCCGCCGTTCGGCGAATACACGCCCGGACACGAGTGGACGGGACGCGTCGCGGCAGTCGGTGCGAGCGTCGATGAACTCGCGGTCGGTGATGACGTTGCGATCGAAGCGCATCACGGCTGCGGACGCTGCGACAACTGCCTCGTCGGAAAATATACGGCGTGTCTCAACTATGGCAACCCGGCTAAGGGGCAGCGCGCAACCGGAATGACAACCGATGGCGGTTTCGCGGAATACGCGTTGCATCACGTCGGCTCGCTCTACAAACTTCCAAAGCCGCTGACTTATAAAGACGCCGTCTTGATCATGACGGCGGGCACGGGTTTGTACGGTCTCGACGTCGCCGGCGGATATATACTCGGCCAAGATGTCGCCGTGTGGGGACCCGGACCCGTCGGTCTCATGACGGTCCAAGCCGTGCACCAGCTCGGCGCCAATAGCGTTATCCTGGTCGGAACGCGTGACAGCCGTCTCGCGCTTGGGAAGAAACTTGGCGCGGATGAGATCGTCAACGCGCGAAACACCGATCCGGTCAAACGCATCATGGAGCTTACCGGTGGCAAAGGCGTCGATCTCGCGATTGAGGCATCCGGCGCTGTTGACGCGCCGCAGCAATGCGTCAGTGTCACGAAACGCGGCGGCAAGATACTCATCGTGGCGTTCTATCCGGGTCCTGTCACGGTTGATATGAGCGCAATCGTTCGCAGCGACATCACGATTTATACGAGTCGCGGCGAAGGCGGAAACAACGTGAAGCGCGCGGTTTCGCTGGCACAACGCGGCCGTCTACGCTGCGAGGAGTTGGTGACGCACGAATTTCCGCTCGATCAGATCAGCGAAGCCTTGCGCGTCATGCGCGAGCGTGAGGGCGATCCGATGAAGATCGTCGTCGTTCCACCCGGCGCGCCGGCTTGA
- a CDS encoding ABC transporter ATP-binding protein, which produces MSESLLEVRNLETFYGKSHILRDVSLTVGKGELVALLGLNGAGKSTTMRSILGLTRAQSGSIKLSGQEILGWPAYRIARLGVGYVPEGRRMFKSLTTYENLELAQNGRPGVWSIARVLEHLPKLAELRRRKAGRLSGGEQEMLAIGRGLVANPMLLLVDEPSQGLAPLIVEEVYRILEEMKAHGVSILLVEQNALLALKIADRAYVMDDGKIVYEGDAAQLRRDQERIRTLMGLTDVAS; this is translated from the coding sequence GTGTCTGAGTCGTTACTCGAAGTCCGGAATCTCGAGACGTTCTACGGCAAGAGCCACATTTTGCGTGACGTATCCTTGACGGTCGGCAAAGGTGAATTGGTCGCGCTGCTCGGGTTAAACGGCGCGGGCAAGTCGACGACGATGCGCAGCATTCTCGGTTTGACGCGCGCCCAATCGGGCTCGATCAAGCTCAGCGGTCAAGAGATTCTCGGCTGGCCCGCCTATCGGATCGCGCGCCTCGGCGTCGGCTACGTGCCCGAAGGCCGGCGTATGTTCAAATCGCTGACGACGTACGAGAATTTGGAGCTGGCACAGAACGGCCGCCCTGGAGTATGGTCGATCGCACGCGTGCTCGAGCATCTACCGAAACTCGCTGAGCTGCGACGGCGCAAAGCCGGCCGTCTCTCCGGCGGCGAGCAAGAGATGCTTGCGATCGGACGCGGCTTGGTTGCAAATCCGATGCTGCTGCTCGTCGATGAGCCGTCACAAGGCCTCGCGCCGCTGATTGTCGAGGAAGTCTACCGCATTCTCGAGGAGATGAAGGCGCACGGCGTTTCGATTTTGCTGGTCGAGCAGAACGCACTCTTGGCACTCAAGATCGCCGATCGCGCATACGTGATGGATGACGGAAAGATCGTCTACGAAGGCGACGCGGCGCAGCTCCGCCGCGATCAAGAGCGCATTCGCACGCTAATGGGTCTTACCGACGTAGCTTCATGA
- a CDS encoding D-2-hydroxyacid dehydrogenase family protein — protein MNIAVLDDYQGVARTLGDWGSLGKNVGVRFFHDHVENEDELVQRLSMFEIIAIMRERTPFPRSLIQQLPKLKLIVTTGKRNASVDLAACKERGITVCGTAGSEGSTIELAWGLILAVVRGIPREDHGLREHRWQIAVGMELRNKTLGVVGLGRLGSQVAQIGRAFGMHVIAWSQNLTKERAVEQGAELVTKRQLFERADVITVHLVLSERTRKIVSHEELGWMKKTAYLVNTSRGPIVDTSALIGALHAGQIAGVGIDVYDHEPLPADDPILHAPNTVLTPHLGYVADASYQTFYRETVEDIAAWLAGKPIRVVE, from the coding sequence ATGAACATCGCGGTTCTCGACGACTATCAAGGCGTGGCGCGCACGCTCGGAGACTGGGGTTCACTCGGGAAAAATGTCGGGGTTCGGTTCTTTCACGATCACGTCGAAAACGAGGATGAGCTGGTTCAACGGCTCTCGATGTTCGAGATCATTGCGATCATGCGCGAGCGCACCCCGTTCCCGCGGTCGTTGATTCAGCAGCTTCCAAAGCTCAAGCTGATCGTCACGACCGGAAAACGCAACGCATCGGTCGACTTGGCTGCCTGCAAGGAACGCGGTATCACGGTCTGTGGTACGGCCGGCAGCGAAGGTTCGACGATCGAGCTGGCGTGGGGGTTGATTCTCGCCGTTGTGCGCGGGATTCCGCGCGAGGATCACGGCCTGCGCGAGCATCGCTGGCAGATCGCCGTCGGCATGGAGTTGCGCAACAAGACACTCGGTGTCGTCGGCCTTGGGCGTCTCGGTTCGCAGGTTGCGCAGATTGGGCGCGCCTTCGGCATGCACGTCATCGCGTGGAGTCAAAATCTCACGAAAGAACGCGCCGTCGAACAAGGCGCCGAGCTCGTGACGAAGCGCCAGCTCTTCGAGCGTGCCGACGTGATCACGGTCCATCTCGTGTTGAGCGAGCGCACACGCAAGATCGTCAGCCACGAAGAGCTCGGCTGGATGAAGAAGACGGCGTATCTCGTCAATACCTCCCGTGGTCCGATCGTGGATACGTCGGCGCTCATCGGCGCCTTACATGCCGGCCAGATTGCAGGCGTCGGGATCGATGTGTACGATCACGAGCCGCTTCCGGCAGACGATCCGATTCTCCACGCGCCGAATACCGTTCTCACGCCGCACCTCGGATACGTTGCCGACGCCTCGTATCAAACGTTCTATCGCGAGACAGTTGAAGACATCGCGGCTTGGCTTGCGGGCAAGCCGATAAGGGTGGTCGAGTGA
- a CDS encoding ABC transporter ATP-binding protein produces the protein MSEVLLAARNVSKSFGGLQAVNDVSIDVCSGTIHALIGPNGAGKTTFFNTLSGYYYPDAGDVSFRGADITREVSWKRIRRGMSRTFQTPSIFPELSVHENLMIGVQAQQNVAFEMRVPSRSQRKKLEERVEELLGFVNLTRYANRLVAELSHGSQRLCEIAMSLTPAPVLVLLDEPMAGLAESETSRVIDTVRDLRDRLGLTVLFVEHNMRVVLNVAEIITVLDRGAKLAEGTPQEISSNEAVREAYLGREVIARV, from the coding sequence ATGAGCGAAGTTCTTCTCGCCGCGCGCAACGTCTCGAAAAGCTTCGGGGGCTTGCAGGCCGTCAACGACGTTTCGATCGACGTCTGTTCAGGGACGATTCACGCGTTGATCGGTCCTAATGGCGCGGGAAAGACGACGTTTTTCAATACGCTCTCCGGCTATTATTATCCCGACGCCGGCGATGTTTCGTTTCGGGGCGCAGACATCACGCGCGAAGTTAGCTGGAAACGCATCCGCCGTGGTATGAGCCGGACCTTTCAGACGCCGAGTATTTTCCCGGAGCTGAGCGTTCATGAGAACTTGATGATCGGTGTGCAAGCGCAGCAGAACGTCGCGTTCGAAATGCGCGTGCCGTCCCGCTCGCAGCGAAAGAAGCTCGAGGAACGCGTTGAAGAACTGCTGGGCTTCGTCAATTTGACGCGTTACGCAAACCGCCTAGTCGCCGAGCTTTCGCACGGAAGCCAGCGCCTGTGTGAGATCGCTATGAGTCTCACCCCCGCTCCTGTTCTCGTTCTGCTGGACGAGCCGATGGCGGGTCTCGCGGAATCGGAAACATCGCGGGTGATCGACACCGTACGCGATCTGCGCGACCGGTTGGGATTAACCGTGCTCTTCGTCGAGCACAATATGCGCGTCGTGCTGAACGTCGCGGAGATCATCACCGTTCTGGATCGCGGCGCGAAGCTGGCCGAAGGAACACCCCAAGAGATTTCGTCGAACGAAGCAGTCCGCGAAGCGTATCTGGGCCGCGAGGTGATCGCCCGTGTCTGA
- a CDS encoding DUF2269 family protein, translated as MLYLIVKFIHVLLAIVALGTNATYAVWLARLKTNPESAETILRGIKILDDRLANPAYGLLLVTGLLEVYLGGYGLGTKWIDIALVLYVILVIIAVAFYTPTLKNQIAAIASGGINSPEAVKLASRGNSIGMILGIIAVVIVFVMVVKPS; from the coding sequence ATGTTGTACCTGATCGTCAAGTTCATCCATGTGTTGCTGGCGATCGTCGCGCTCGGAACGAACGCGACCTACGCAGTCTGGCTCGCACGCCTAAAAACGAATCCTGAATCGGCAGAGACGATTCTGCGAGGCATCAAGATCCTTGACGACCGTCTCGCGAATCCGGCCTACGGTTTGTTGCTCGTAACCGGATTGCTCGAGGTCTACCTCGGCGGCTACGGTCTGGGGACGAAGTGGATCGATATCGCGCTCGTCTTGTACGTCATCTTGGTGATCATCGCGGTCGCGTTCTACACGCCGACACTCAAGAATCAGATCGCGGCAATTGCGAGCGGCGGGATCAACAGCCCCGAAGCCGTCAAGTTAGCGTCGCGCGGCAATAGCATCGGCATGATCCTCGGCATCATCGCCGTTGTCATCGTCTTCGTGATGGTGGTCAAGCCGAGCTAA
- a CDS encoding FtsW/RodA/SpoVE family cell cycle protein, which produces MFADILGAGRAAAPMLGALIIGAFAFALVPPPGLGPHWLVIALAILALAWVVARPPGERRDDVLPAIAIVLTSIGLVTIVRVDSVLAARQLIWLTIALVAAIAIGPALRRYRVLARYKYVWILASIVLFVLVALFGQEVNGAKLWIRIGAVQFEPIEAIKLFVVLFMAAYLAETGDVIAEARPWSLRANAKYLGPLFIGWGTSVGILVFERDVGTAALLLAIFSAMLYVATRRIDLIAGSIAVFGLAAFWAMHHYTYVALRIAAWKHPLADPYGSGYQSLQSLFALAAGGLFGTGYGLGKPGYIPAVATDYVYAAYSEEFGALGGIAVCALFLALVLRALAVAREKPDLYGRLLATGLAATLGFQVFIIVGGVLHLFPLTGITLPFFSYGGSSLVANYLLVAFLWALSARAPAT; this is translated from the coding sequence TTGTTCGCTGACATCCTCGGCGCCGGCCGCGCGGCCGCGCCGATGCTGGGCGCGTTGATTATCGGCGCGTTCGCTTTTGCGCTTGTTCCGCCGCCTGGACTCGGACCACACTGGCTCGTCATCGCGCTTGCGATTCTCGCACTCGCGTGGGTCGTCGCACGTCCCCCGGGCGAACGGCGCGACGACGTGCTGCCGGCGATCGCAATCGTGCTAACGTCTATCGGTCTCGTCACGATCGTGCGAGTCGATTCGGTGCTCGCAGCCCGGCAGCTCATCTGGCTGACGATTGCGCTCGTCGCTGCCATCGCGATAGGCCCGGCGCTACGCCGCTATCGCGTGCTCGCACGCTATAAGTACGTTTGGATTCTGGCGTCGATCGTCTTGTTCGTTCTCGTCGCGCTCTTCGGACAAGAGGTCAACGGCGCAAAACTGTGGATCCGCATCGGCGCGGTGCAATTCGAGCCGATCGAAGCCATCAAGCTGTTCGTCGTGTTGTTCATGGCTGCGTATCTGGCCGAAACCGGCGACGTCATCGCGGAAGCCCGGCCGTGGTCGTTGCGCGCGAATGCGAAATACCTCGGCCCGCTCTTCATCGGATGGGGAACATCCGTGGGCATACTCGTGTTCGAGCGCGACGTTGGTACCGCGGCGCTCTTGCTTGCGATTTTCTCGGCGATGCTCTATGTTGCGACGCGCCGCATCGACTTGATTGCGGGGAGCATAGCAGTGTTCGGTCTCGCGGCGTTTTGGGCAATGCATCACTACACGTACGTAGCGTTGCGTATTGCAGCGTGGAAGCATCCGTTAGCGGACCCGTACGGCAGCGGATATCAATCGCTGCAATCGCTATTTGCCCTTGCGGCCGGAGGCTTGTTTGGAACCGGCTATGGCCTCGGCAAACCGGGCTACATTCCCGCGGTCGCGACTGACTACGTCTACGCGGCCTATAGCGAAGAATTCGGAGCCCTCGGCGGGATCGCGGTCTGCGCGCTTTTCCTCGCGCTCGTGCTCCGTGCGCTCGCCGTTGCCCGCGAGAAGCCTGATCTTTATGGAAGGCTGCTGGCGACAGGCCTTGCGGCGACGCTGGGATTCCAAGTCTTCATCATCGTCGGGGGCGTGCTGCATCTGTTCCCGCTGACCGGGATCACGCTGCCGTTCTTTTCATATGGAGGAAGCTCGCTCGTCGCCAATTACCTCCTCGTGGCGTTTCTTTGGGCTCTGTCGGCTCGCGCGCCGGCGACGTGA
- the amt gene encoding ammonium transporter — translation MFLADVNPYIPAPPYLNSGDTAWQLTAATFVGMQSIPGLAILYGGLVKKKWALNSAVMCFYAFSIVLVCWVLWGYNMSFGAPAMLGAGILSQLIGIPHFALDPNQILGQGNIPLAAAGMPPLRFPGAAMMYFQFVFAAITPILIAGSVFARMNFKAWMIFVPLWSSLVYTVGAYAIWGGGWLSQLGALDYSGGYVIHLAAGVSGFVAAAVVGPRLLADRQEFEPNNLIMALAGAGILWLGWNGFNGGDPYFANADAAAAVLNTNVTTAVALLCWLVLDMWSTGKPNAVSMINGMIAGLVGITPCAGYVDTFGAIMVGLCAGIIPWLTLNLIGQRPFMKRVDDTFSVLHTHGVAGLVGGLCVGIFANGNMLEYLSTDKKTSAVSATGLFYGGGFTQLIHQAQAAAFIIVWDAIATFIILKLISLVIPLRASQPEMEDGDLAIHGIDPIPPHPVLDVVKTGAT, via the coding sequence TTGTTTTTAGCTGACGTAAACCCATACATTCCCGCGCCGCCGTATCTCAACTCTGGTGATACGGCGTGGCAATTGACTGCCGCAACGTTTGTCGGCATGCAGAGCATTCCCGGACTCGCGATACTCTACGGCGGTTTGGTAAAGAAAAAATGGGCGCTGAATTCCGCCGTTATGTGCTTCTATGCGTTTTCGATCGTGCTCGTGTGCTGGGTGCTGTGGGGCTACAATATGAGCTTCGGCGCACCGGCAATGCTCGGCGCCGGCATCCTTAGCCAGTTGATCGGGATTCCGCATTTCGCGCTGGATCCAAACCAGATCTTAGGGCAAGGAAATATCCCCCTTGCTGCGGCTGGAATGCCGCCATTGCGTTTTCCGGGCGCAGCGATGATGTATTTCCAATTCGTATTTGCCGCGATCACGCCGATCTTGATCGCGGGCTCGGTCTTCGCACGCATGAATTTCAAAGCGTGGATGATCTTCGTTCCCCTTTGGAGCTCGCTCGTCTATACAGTCGGTGCGTACGCGATTTGGGGCGGCGGTTGGCTTTCGCAACTCGGCGCACTCGATTACTCCGGTGGTTACGTCATCCATTTGGCCGCCGGTGTATCGGGCTTTGTCGCGGCCGCCGTCGTCGGTCCGCGTTTGCTCGCCGATCGCCAAGAGTTCGAACCGAACAACTTGATCATGGCGCTCGCAGGCGCCGGCATCTTGTGGCTGGGTTGGAACGGTTTCAACGGTGGCGACCCGTACTTTGCGAACGCTGACGCAGCTGCAGCCGTGCTCAACACCAACGTCACGACGGCCGTTGCGCTGTTGTGCTGGCTGGTTCTCGATATGTGGTCGACGGGCAAACCGAATGCGGTCTCGATGATCAACGGTATGATCGCCGGACTCGTGGGCATCACGCCTTGCGCCGGTTACGTCGACACGTTCGGCGCGATCATGGTCGGCTTGTGCGCCGGCATCATCCCGTGGCTGACGCTCAACCTGATCGGGCAACGTCCGTTCATGAAGCGCGTCGACGACACGTTCAGCGTCCTGCACACGCATGGCGTTGCGGGTCTGGTAGGCGGCCTGTGCGTCGGCATCTTCGCCAACGGCAACATGCTCGAGTACCTCAGCACGGACAAGAAGACGTCTGCCGTCTCCGCGACCGGCCTGTTCTATGGAGGCGGCTTCACGCAGCTGATCCACCAGGCCCAAGCCGCGGCATTCATCATCGTCTGGGATGCGATCGCGACGTTTATTATCCTAAAGCTCATCTCGCTCGTCATCCCTCTGAGGGCGAGTCAGCCGGAAATGGAGGACGGGGATCTCGCGATCCACGGCATCGATCCGATACCACCACACCCGGTTCTGGACGTCGTAAAGACGGGAGCCACCTAA
- a CDS encoding divergent polysaccharide deacetylase family protein, translating into MKNFGNWFWGTILGVAVLSIGGGMLGGQLQRVGAMPTRMQVPEIAPVPIQRSLVGARGREGQLDPYEPFVDDAVVERPDGWAPDSSPAEGDSVRMAIVIDGIGADDTLDKRFMQIPYPLTFAVPATGDAPSQTLRTDPHELLVDTDGARSVDQIEKRLHQIRGGGVITPLAGNPPRPGPLVHDLATSGAFLIDGMAGGSPTYFEVARGRVPTASRDIVIDAYDEEGYAAYMLRQAVHLARRTGVAIVVAHATPDTYEALRTNLVRLTSDNDVQIVPVGDLVK; encoded by the coding sequence GTGAAGAACTTCGGCAACTGGTTCTGGGGGACGATCTTAGGAGTCGCCGTTCTTTCGATTGGCGGCGGGATGCTTGGCGGACAGCTGCAGCGTGTTGGGGCGATGCCGACCAGGATGCAGGTTCCCGAGATCGCGCCCGTTCCGATCCAACGCTCGCTCGTCGGCGCACGCGGACGCGAGGGCCAGCTCGATCCCTACGAGCCGTTCGTCGACGACGCGGTCGTCGAGCGCCCCGATGGTTGGGCGCCGGATAGCTCCCCGGCCGAAGGCGATAGCGTGCGCATGGCGATCGTCATCGATGGGATCGGCGCCGACGATACGCTCGACAAGCGCTTCATGCAGATCCCGTATCCGCTAACGTTTGCAGTTCCGGCGACCGGGGATGCGCCGTCGCAAACGCTTCGGACCGATCCGCACGAGCTGCTCGTCGATACGGACGGCGCGCGTTCGGTCGATCAAATTGAGAAGCGCTTGCACCAAATTCGGGGTGGCGGCGTGATAACGCCCCTCGCCGGGAATCCGCCGCGTCCCGGACCGCTCGTGCACGACTTGGCGACATCAGGAGCGTTTCTCATCGACGGGATGGCTGGGGGCTCGCCTACTTACTTCGAAGTCGCACGTGGGCGCGTTCCGACTGCTTCGCGCGACATCGTGATCGATGCGTATGATGAAGAAGGCTATGCTGCATACATGTTGCGGCAAGCGGTGCATCTCGCGCGCCGCACGGGCGTCGCGATCGTCGTCGCGCACGCCACTCCGGACACGTACGAAGCGCTTCGCACCAATCTCGTGCGGCTCACATCCGACAATGACGTGCAGATCGTGCCCGTGGGCGATCTCGTGAAGTAG